A genomic stretch from Planctomycetaceae bacterium includes:
- a CDS encoding ankyrin repeat domain-containing protein, with protein sequence MLKLITAFVLAIRITINCGNAADENPALADLAECKNWNSLRQLIESGSGIDTTGQRDGMTALHWAVHHDHTEMTRLLIQRGAVVTVPNEFGVTPLALACINGNPEIVELLLDAGAEVNRTRPGGETPLMTAARTGNADSVERLLQAGAEVDTTEWSGQTALMWASSAGHEDVVQLLLNAGADRSVTLKSGFNALMFAVRDGQKACVLKLLDAGDDVNSVMLPSRPGGKNPREGTSPLILAVENGHFELGVELLKRGADPNDQRSGYSALHTLTWVRKPDRGDDPTGDPAPRGSGNVGSLQFAEWLVQHGADVNLQLTGGRAGRGRLNEKGATPFFMASDTADIGLMKCLLKLGADPTLPNADHCSPLLAAAGLGTLAPGEVAGTEEESLAAVELLLRLGAEINSVDDNGETVIHGAAYASFPQMVDYLVAHGADAAIWNRPNKYKWTPLAIAQGHRPGNFKPDPATIQSIQRALGK encoded by the coding sequence GTGTTGAAGTTAATCACGGCTTTCGTCCTGGCAATCAGGATCACCATCAATTGCGGAAACGCTGCAGACGAGAATCCTGCTCTCGCAGACCTTGCCGAATGTAAAAACTGGAACAGTCTTCGTCAGCTCATTGAATCAGGCTCAGGCATCGATACCACGGGCCAGCGTGACGGAATGACCGCGCTGCACTGGGCCGTTCACCATGATCACACGGAGATGACCCGACTTCTGATACAGCGAGGTGCAGTGGTCACAGTGCCGAATGAATTCGGCGTCACTCCTCTGGCCCTCGCCTGTATCAACGGCAATCCAGAGATTGTAGAGCTGTTGCTCGATGCCGGAGCAGAAGTCAACCGGACACGGCCCGGTGGAGAAACGCCTTTGATGACGGCAGCCAGAACCGGCAATGCAGATTCCGTGGAGCGACTGCTGCAAGCCGGGGCGGAAGTCGACACAACGGAGTGGTCCGGTCAAACGGCACTGATGTGGGCTTCGTCTGCAGGTCACGAGGACGTTGTTCAGTTGCTTCTGAACGCTGGCGCTGATCGCTCTGTAACGCTGAAGTCCGGATTCAACGCACTGATGTTTGCCGTACGGGACGGCCAGAAGGCCTGCGTGCTGAAACTGCTGGATGCTGGTGACGATGTCAACAGCGTCATGTTGCCGAGTCGCCCGGGTGGCAAAAACCCCAGAGAAGGAACCAGTCCTCTGATCCTGGCGGTTGAGAACGGACACTTCGAACTAGGGGTTGAATTACTGAAACGAGGTGCAGACCCCAACGATCAGCGATCGGGATATTCCGCACTGCATACGCTCACGTGGGTCCGCAAACCGGACCGAGGCGACGATCCAACCGGCGATCCCGCGCCGCGAGGTTCCGGCAACGTGGGAAGTCTTCAGTTTGCGGAATGGCTTGTGCAACACGGTGCCGATGTGAATCTTCAACTCACAGGTGGTCGCGCAGGACGTGGTCGGCTCAACGAAAAAGGGGCCACACCATTCTTTATGGCGTCCGACACAGCAGACATTGGTCTCATGAAATGTCTGCTGAAACTGGGCGCAGACCCAACCCTGCCCAATGCCGACCACTGTTCCCCACTGCTTGCTGCGGCGGGTCTTGGGACACTTGCTCCAGGAGAAGTGGCCGGGACAGAGGAAGAATCTCTGGCAGCGGTTGAGTTGCTGCTTCGCCTGGGAGCGGAAATCAATTCCGTTGACGACAACGGAGAAACGGTCATTCATGGTGCTGCCTATGCCAGCTTTCCACAAATGGTCGACTACCTTGTCGCTCATGGTGCTGATGCAGCGATCTGGAATCGGCCCAATAAATACAAGTGGACCCCGCTGGCCATTGCTCAGGGACATCGGCCCGGCAATTTTAAGCCAGACCCCGCCACCATCCAATCCATCCAGCGAGCCCTTGGAAAATAG
- a CDS encoding DUF1552 domain-containing protein has translation MMITRKTLDRRSFLRGVGTSLALPLLDAMVPPMTAMANTVAAPSQLKRLGYVYMPMGCDMSRWAPPNPNNLDELSPTLSSLAPVRSHTTVISNTELRNAYPGTHATSNSAFLSAATARRTESTDYFLGTTADQIAARHIGQTTQLPSLEMSMDLLSVVGQCDNGYACVYQNNLSWSSPTNPLPSEAHPRLIFQTLFGEGGTSAERRSVLRKRASLLDSVTQEIQRLKMTLGPADQQRVEQYLNSVREVERRIQKAESDATDNPLPDIDRPTGVPAAYGDHARLMFDLQVLALQGDVTRVITFQLARETSNRTYPEIGINDPHHPLTHHGNDPEKIAKVAEINKFHVSLFSEFLQKLQQTPEGDGTLLDHSLYLYGSGMGNPNVHDHTNLPIIVAGGAGGAMKGGRHVNFDRPTPLANLHLTLLQKVGVDIETFGDSTGRMDDLFETIDV, from the coding sequence ATGATGATCACCCGCAAAACCCTGGATCGAAGAAGTTTTCTTCGAGGTGTCGGAACAAGCCTGGCGTTGCCGCTGCTGGATGCGATGGTTCCGCCGATGACCGCGATGGCAAACACCGTCGCCGCGCCATCTCAACTCAAACGTCTTGGATACGTCTACATGCCAATGGGCTGCGACATGTCCCGATGGGCACCTCCAAACCCGAACAACCTTGATGAACTCTCGCCAACACTTTCTTCTCTTGCACCGGTTCGATCCCACACAACTGTAATTTCCAATACGGAACTTCGTAATGCCTACCCCGGAACGCATGCCACTTCGAATTCAGCGTTTCTGAGTGCTGCAACCGCGCGGCGAACAGAAAGTACCGACTACTTTCTCGGTACCACAGCGGATCAGATTGCAGCCAGACACATTGGACAAACAACTCAACTGCCTTCACTCGAAATGTCCATGGACCTGCTTTCTGTTGTCGGGCAGTGTGACAATGGATACGCGTGCGTTTACCAGAACAATTTGTCGTGGTCGTCTCCTACGAATCCCTTACCCTCCGAAGCGCATCCTCGCCTGATCTTTCAAACGCTGTTTGGAGAAGGAGGCACGTCAGCAGAACGAAGATCCGTGCTGCGCAAACGAGCCAGCCTGCTGGATTCAGTAACTCAGGAGATCCAGCGACTGAAGATGACACTGGGACCAGCCGACCAGCAGCGAGTCGAACAGTATTTGAACTCCGTTCGTGAAGTCGAACGCCGCATTCAGAAGGCCGAGTCCGATGCCACAGACAATCCATTACCAGATATTGATCGACCAACAGGAGTCCCGGCAGCGTACGGCGATCACGCTCGCCTGATGTTTGACCTTCAGGTGCTGGCGCTGCAGGGCGACGTCACACGCGTCATCACATTCCAGCTTGCTCGCGAAACAAGCAACCGAACCTACCCGGAAATCGGCATCAATGATCCCCATCACCCGCTGACTCACCACGGCAATGACCCGGAGAAAATCGCCAAAGTCGCCGAAATCAATAAGTTTCACGTCTCGCTGTTTTCTGAATTCCTTCAAAAGCTTCAACAGACACCCGAGGGCGACGGAACTCTGCTCGACCATTCGCTGTACCTTTACGGAAGCGGTATGGGGAACCCGAATGTTCACGACCACACGAATCTGCCTATTATCGTCGCAGGAGGTGCAGGGGGCGCTATGAAGGGCGGGCGTCATGTGAATTTCGATCGTCCCACACCTCTGGCGAATCTGCACCTGACGCTGCTTCAGAAAGTGGGTGTCGACATAGAAACATTCGGGGACAGTACCGGCCGCATGGATGATCTGTTCGAGACAATTGATGTTTAG